In the Caenorhabditis elegans chromosome X genome, one interval contains:
- the T24D8.6 gene encoding uncharacterized protein (Partially confirmed by transcript evidence) — MFETKAVDLGTFFFNFMLICVASRLLDLIYDIFNKVEIEHISIGDVALDENSNSPFFIDRNLN; from the exons ATGTTTGAAACTAAAGCAGTGGAccttggaacatttttttttaattttatgctCATCTGCGTCGCTAGCAG attattgGATTTGatttatgatattttcaacaaagttGAAATTGAGCACATCAGCATAGGAGATGTCGCGTTAGACGAGAACAGCAATAGTCCATTTTTTATCGATAGAAACTTAAATTGA